A single Methanolobus sp. ZRKC5 DNA region contains:
- a CDS encoding radical SAM protein produces MTLMERMRLLSEGTKYDSCNQSAVCHAFGPDGRCIQLYKTLMTNACSGECTYCPNRCGRDSVRASLSPEEIVKITWSFYRRNAIEGLFLSSGVIGDSERTAEKQLDVARLLRGQGFTGYIHIRVMPGTPKYLLEEIADYANKFGVNAETTSSLNYSEICPNFDYKNDVLQRLQWTRDLINKKRRETGSRGRIIGANDTQFVVGALQESDREIIGTVEKFMDRYELRRPYFMSFDPVPFTPLENNEPSPQWRETRLYQTSYLLKDYGMTANDLDSVLDDNGFLCDTDPKMLLASCRPDMFPVNINSASREELLTVPGIGPVGASRIIQSRPIASEKELARMGVVLGRARPFIEINGKKQTNLFSFTGVGA; encoded by the coding sequence ATGACGCTTATGGAAAGGATGAGACTGCTGTCCGAAGGTACCAAATATGACAGTTGCAACCAGAGTGCAGTCTGTCATGCTTTCGGACCAGATGGTCGTTGCATACAACTCTATAAGACATTGATGACAAATGCATGTTCTGGAGAGTGTACGTATTGTCCGAACAGGTGTGGCAGGGATTCTGTGCGTGCATCATTAAGTCCTGAAGAAATAGTGAAGATCACATGGTCTTTCTACCGAAGGAATGCAATAGAAGGCCTGTTTCTGTCCTCCGGTGTTATCGGTGATTCTGAAAGGACAGCAGAGAAGCAATTAGATGTTGCAAGACTTTTGAGAGGTCAGGGATTTACTGGTTATATCCATATTCGTGTAATGCCAGGTACTCCAAAGTATCTGCTTGAGGAAATCGCTGATTACGCAAATAAGTTTGGTGTGAATGCAGAGACTACAAGTTCACTTAATTATTCGGAAATATGTCCAAATTTTGATTATAAGAATGATGTACTCCAGCGTTTGCAATGGACACGGGATCTGATTAATAAGAAAAGGCGAGAGACAGGTTCCAGAGGGCGTATCATTGGTGCCAACGACACTCAGTTTGTGGTGGGAGCTCTGCAGGAATCTGACAGGGAGATTATCGGAACCGTTGAGAAGTTCATGGACAGGTATGAACTGAGAAGGCCTTACTTTATGAGTTTCGACCCGGTTCCATTCACTCCCCTTGAAAACAATGAGCCTTCTCCCCAATGGAGGGAAACAAGACTGTATCAGACTTCCTATCTTCTGAAGGATTATGGTATGACTGCTAATGACCTGGATTCTGTTCTCGATGACAATGGTTTCCTCTGTGACACTGATCCTAAAATGCTCCTTGCATCATGCCGTCCTGATATGTTCCCGGTGAACATTAACTCTGCAAGCAGGGAAGAGTTGCTCACAGTGCCGGGAATTGGTCCAGTGGGCGCAAGCAGGATTATTCAGTCAAGGCCCATAGCATCAGAAAAAGAACTTGCACGCATGGGTGTCGTTCTTGGTCGTGCACGTCCCTTCATTGAAATAAACGGAAAAAAACAGACAAACTTATTCTCATTTACGGGGGTAGGTGCATGA
- a CDS encoding CAP domain-containing protein, which translates to MSTLMKIIFLVILFSILTGVTGAINEYAEEEQQMLDLINEERALYGLEPFSFNSVLNDAASEHSKEMIEEDYFSHDSYDGTSFSERLSSTGYDIVYAGENIALHYPPDLIAAHEGLMNSPGHRANILKRISIFPHFRSLKYSNSIISSHFLSFCLFLFINPYF; encoded by the coding sequence ATGTCAACGTTAATGAAAATTATCTTCCTGGTCATCTTATTCAGTATTTTGACCGGGGTTACTGGTGCAATAAATGAATATGCTGAAGAGGAGCAGCAGATGCTTGACCTTATCAACGAGGAAAGAGCATTATATGGCCTTGAACCATTTAGCTTCAATTCAGTCTTGAACGATGCTGCAAGTGAGCATAGCAAAGAGATGATCGAAGAAGATTATTTTTCTCATGATTCCTATGATGGAACTTCTTTTTCGGAAAGATTGAGCAGTACAGGCTATGATATCGTGTACGCGGGTGAGAACATTGCTTTGCATTATCCTCCTGACCTTATCGCAGCTCACGAAGGCCTTATGAATTCTCCGGGACATAGGGCGAATATACTTAAGAGGATTTCGATATTCCCTCATTTTAGATCATTAAAGTATTCAAACTCAATTATATCCTCTCATTTTTTATCATTTTGTTTATTTCTCTTCATTAATCCTTATTTTTAG
- a CDS encoding winged helix-turn-helix domain-containing protein, whose protein sequence is MDRLKLFSALGSETRLRMLQQLTEGEMHISELARMLSISVPVAAKHANILEAADLIQRKIYGKTHVLQLNNKNIFHALDIFAPSRTVEVEKGATLLQALKKAAVVEVKNVHGQDNIVSTNGEEGFFIYEVDGEFSEQNVNEHKFDREGTVMWKKLEPISILKVNVKFKKE, encoded by the coding sequence ATGGATCGTTTGAAACTTTTTAGTGCACTTGGAAGTGAAACCAGACTAAGAATGCTACAACAGCTTACTGAAGGTGAAATGCATATATCTGAACTTGCAAGGATGCTTAGTATTTCTGTTCCGGTTGCTGCAAAACATGCAAATATACTTGAAGCTGCTGACCTCATACAGCGCAAGATTTACGGTAAAACACATGTACTGCAATTGAACAATAAGAATATTTTCCATGCTCTGGATATATTTGCACCTTCCAGAACGGTTGAAGTGGAAAAGGGTGCAACACTTCTGCAAGCACTTAAGAAGGCTGCAGTAGTGGAAGTGAAGAATGTTCACGGGCAAGACAACATTGTTTCCACAAATGGTGAAGAAGGTTTCTTTATATACGAGGTAGATGGTGAATTCTCTGAACAGAATGTCAATGAGCATAAATTCGACAGAGAAGGAACAGTCATGTGGAAGAAGCTGGAACCAATAAGCATCTTAAAGGTGAATGTCAAATTCAAAAAGGAATGA
- the hisA gene encoding 1-(5-phosphoribosyl)-5-[(5-phosphoribosylamino)methylideneamino]imidazole-4-carboxamide isomerase — MTFEIIPAVDMRNGKCVQLVQGIPGSEMVSIDDPVAVAKDWVSQGAKTLHLIDLDGAIDGERKNATIIEKIVKECKPLGMEIQVGGGIRSFENAADLLKLGVDRVILSTAAINNPQLIKELADAFGSEHINVALDSKNGKVSIEGWKKQSEFTAVEMGIRFQELGAGSILFTNIDSEGLLQGVNTTPTEELVKSVSIPVIGSGGVTSLDDLIALKKTGANAVVVGSALYTGKFTLPEAINIISEDL; from the coding sequence ATGACCTTTGAAATTATCCCTGCCGTTGACATGAGAAACGGCAAATGTGTGCAGCTGGTTCAGGGAATTCCTGGCAGTGAAATGGTCTCAATAGATGACCCGGTGGCAGTAGCCAAAGATTGGGTATCCCAGGGTGCAAAAACACTACACCTAATAGACCTTGATGGTGCCATTGATGGTGAACGCAAGAATGCTACAATCATCGAAAAAATAGTAAAGGAATGCAAACCGCTTGGAATGGAGATCCAGGTTGGCGGAGGAATACGCTCTTTTGAAAATGCAGCCGACCTGCTAAAACTCGGAGTTGACAGAGTTATACTTAGCACTGCAGCCATAAATAATCCACAACTTATCAAAGAGCTTGCAGATGCGTTTGGAAGTGAACACATCAACGTTGCCCTTGATTCCAAAAATGGCAAAGTGTCCATTGAAGGATGGAAAAAACAATCCGAATTCACAGCCGTTGAAATGGGAATAAGGTTTCAGGAACTTGGTGCTGGAAGTATCCTTTTTACAAATATAGATTCCGAAGGATTACTGCAAGGTGTCAATACAACGCCTACCGAAGAACTGGTAAAGTCAGTCAGTATTCCTGTAATCGGATCAGGTGGCGTTACAAGCCTTGATGACCTCATTGCTTTGAAAAAGACCGGTGCAAATGCAGTCGTTGTCGGAAGTGCATTATACACAGGGAAGTTCACACTTCCAGAAGCAATAAATATTATTAGTGAAGATTTATAA
- a CDS encoding adenosylcobinamide amidohydrolase has protein sequence MVARSRKVTAKDDQSEPVDKHTEEKGVLLFETTGKEKVYRFKDSILLSLPEGRNTLTTSWLNGGYREDLRTIFNHMVPKSKHAPKDLDGGSIPAYLAIIAKSLGADPDTSSGLLTAANMDNVSIVTKSFRGVEVTAVMTAGIEINGGRVGDPASYYQEDGSHQFIQGTINTMLVIGANLPPYAMTRAVVTASEAKTAALQQLMAPSRYSTGIATGSGTDMIAVVADSTSPLLLTDAGQHSKLGELIGKVVIECTLKALEMQSDLTPLSQRDILVRLERFGIEENNYWKVASHMNGDNRKAAFFKKLREMSKNPVLVGATGSILHIVDEISWGLVPETAGRKVAVSIMKGLPEMLDIDVSIPFDELTDEKDTIIDNWIRVTGWLAKNCDPKDICNSRK, from the coding sequence ATGGTAGCAAGATCAAGGAAAGTAACAGCTAAGGACGATCAGTCTGAACCAGTCGACAAACATACAGAAGAAAAGGGTGTACTTCTTTTTGAGACCACAGGCAAAGAGAAAGTATACAGGTTCAAGGATTCGATTTTGCTAAGTTTGCCTGAGGGAAGGAACACCCTTACAACTTCATGGTTAAACGGTGGCTACAGGGAAGACCTGAGGACAATTTTCAATCACATGGTTCCAAAAAGCAAGCATGCTCCAAAGGATCTTGATGGTGGCAGCATTCCTGCTTACCTGGCTATTATTGCAAAAAGCTTGGGTGCTGATCCTGATACATCTTCAGGGTTGTTGACAGCTGCTAATATGGATAATGTTTCTATCGTGACCAAATCTTTCCGTGGTGTAGAGGTAACTGCTGTCATGACTGCGGGTATTGAGATCAATGGAGGGCGTGTAGGTGACCCTGCATCCTATTATCAGGAAGATGGTTCTCACCAGTTTATTCAGGGAACTATTAACACTATGTTAGTAATAGGGGCCAATCTTCCACCATACGCTATGACAAGAGCTGTGGTTACTGCCTCTGAAGCAAAGACTGCCGCTTTGCAGCAGTTGATGGCACCCAGTCGTTATTCTACTGGAATTGCCACAGGTTCAGGAACAGATATGATAGCTGTTGTTGCAGACTCTACAAGTCCTCTTTTGTTGACAGATGCAGGTCAGCATTCCAAGCTTGGTGAGCTTATAGGGAAAGTTGTGATCGAATGCACGCTTAAAGCACTTGAGATGCAGTCGGATCTGACCCCACTCTCCCAGAGAGATATACTCGTGAGACTTGAACGTTTTGGAATAGAAGAGAATAACTACTGGAAAGTTGCATCACACATGAATGGAGATAATCGAAAAGCGGCTTTTTTCAAAAAATTGCGTGAGATGTCAAAGAATCCCGTACTTGTAGGGGCAACAGGCTCAATATTGCATATTGTAGATGAGATCTCATGGGGTCTCGTTCCTGAAACTGCCGGCAGGAAGGTAGCTGTTTCTATTATGAAGGGGCTGCCTGAAATGCTTGATATAGATGTTTCCATTCCTTTTGATGAACTGACTGACGAAAAAGATACAATAATTGACAATTGGATCCGTGTTACTGGCTGGTTGGCGAAAAATTGTGATCCTAAAGATATTTGTAATTCCAGAAAATGA
- a CDS encoding IS5 family transposase, whose protein sequence is MDSFTDFALNEEYKRLQSVGDKLAEIEYLVDWKPFRPILESMYINRTASGGRPEADVIVMFKMLVLQQWHGLSDAELEKQCIDRISFRKFLGFPEYVPDSTTVWSFRKRIIDNGKEKAVWDEMQNQLDALGLKIKKGMIQDATFIHSDPGHAKADVLRGKDAKTRRSKDGTWTKKNGKSHFGYKLHTIIDKDYELIRRFETTTASLHDSQVDLSEKGEVVYRDKGYFGAIAKGFAATMQRAVRGHPLGIMDILRNERISVKRVPCERVYAVTKEIFKTRKVLVTTVERVNAKMLMTAFCFNLHQLRTLKTKGII, encoded by the coding sequence ATGGATTCTTTTACTGATTTTGCCTTAAATGAAGAATATAAGCGTCTCCAATCTGTCGGAGATAAGCTTGCTGAAATTGAATATTTAGTAGATTGGAAGCCTTTTCGCCCTATTCTGGAGTCAATGTACATAAACAGAACAGCTTCAGGCGGACGGCCTGAAGCTGATGTTATTGTAATGTTCAAGATGCTTGTTCTGCAACAATGGCATGGTCTTTCTGATGCTGAGCTTGAAAAGCAGTGTATTGACAGGATATCCTTTAGGAAATTCCTGGGATTTCCTGAATATGTACCAGACAGTACAACTGTCTGGTCATTCAGGAAGAGAATTATCGACAATGGTAAAGAAAAAGCGGTGTGGGATGAAATGCAGAATCAGCTTGATGCTCTTGGTTTGAAGATTAAAAAAGGAATGATCCAGGATGCAACTTTTATTCACTCAGATCCAGGACATGCAAAAGCAGATGTACTCAGAGGAAAAGATGCGAAAACAAGAAGAAGCAAAGATGGAACCTGGACTAAGAAAAATGGTAAATCTCACTTTGGATACAAACTTCATACAATTATTGATAAGGATTATGAACTAATCAGAAGATTTGAGACAACAACTGCATCACTTCACGATTCACAGGTTGATCTGTCTGAAAAGGGTGAAGTGGTGTATAGAGATAAAGGATATTTTGGAGCAATAGCAAAAGGTTTTGCAGCAACAATGCAACGAGCTGTAAGAGGACATCCTTTAGGAATAATGGATATCCTCAGAAATGAAAGAATAAGTGTGAAAAGAGTCCCTTGCGAAAGAGTGTATGCAGTGACAAAAGAAATATTTAAAACCAGAAAGGTTCTTGTTACAACTGTAGAAAGAGTGAATGCAAAAATGTTGATGACAGCTTTTTGTTTTAATCTGCATCAATTGAGGACACTAAAAACCAAAGGAATAATCTAG
- the hisB gene encoding imidazoleglycerol-phosphate dehydratase HisB yields MRKANISRKTSETDINIELELDGKGLADISTGIGFFDHMLTAFTKHGNFNLTVKATGDLIVDDHHLIEDTGIVLGQAIAEALADKAGIARFGEARIPMDEALASVALDLGGRSYLVMDAEFKAQKVGEFSTQMVVHFFEAIAQNSKTNMHAHVYGDNDHHKIEALFKAFAYALRRAMVIEGEGIKSTKGVL; encoded by the coding sequence ATGAGAAAAGCAAATATATCACGCAAAACCAGTGAAACAGACATCAATATCGAGCTGGAACTTGACGGAAAAGGCCTTGCAGACATCAGCACTGGTATTGGATTCTTCGATCATATGCTCACTGCATTCACAAAGCATGGGAACTTCAACCTCACTGTAAAAGCTACTGGCGACCTCATTGTTGATGACCATCACCTGATAGAGGATACCGGAATAGTCTTGGGCCAGGCAATAGCAGAGGCACTTGCTGACAAAGCCGGCATTGCAAGATTCGGAGAAGCACGTATACCAATGGATGAAGCACTGGCAAGTGTGGCTCTTGACCTTGGAGGGCGCAGTTATCTGGTAATGGATGCAGAGTTCAAAGCCCAAAAAGTAGGAGAATTCAGCACTCAAATGGTAGTTCATTTCTTTGAAGCCATTGCCCAGAACTCAAAGACAAATATGCATGCCCACGTTTACGGGGATAATGACCACCACAAGATAGAAGCACTTTTCAAGGCATTCGCCTACGCCCTTAGAAGAGCCATGGTCATCGAAGGAGAAGGAATAAAAAGCACTAAAGGCGTGCTTTAA
- a CDS encoding helix-hairpin-helix domain-containing protein — protein sequence MLADVRTLQDIPRIGDKMSKRFVEHFGSENQALDAILAGDIASISEVEGIGQRYAISLIQDVASRVEGVNVSDFLRTKEAMDVYEKLLDLVKEFAHTQYSRDKLHVFFPYPSTKIQKIMRVRESVSYYMETANLLEGDGTIVDLLSKATQLNFKHPCPKIRDRVIITSDQDSYEYAKKRFAGLLDVNFARSLSEFIDISRGFSQVIAVGDDYLSFDLPEDVDPEFYSDLQEIDDFKVIPEKEIVAFSRNLKSIESSIKVIRLLRSRGISFFDSMDDDKLELLASTLALIDENGDIVHGIDEEVDRISDATDKLSSTVTETVRIVNDGLNSCLENSQMTLSGQDMLKVMNGSIELKEILGKKLHKSYYSIVKDGADRICNELQLEKKERLMVDSFFPEEIMHPVEADVDNLNALKQHLNKKVLKRKFDHKREVSRILSSYKTIVREMVREVLDFDVGFAIGSFALAYDLVMPEIIDGTGIGFKGGRNLFLLSRHGDVIPIDYSVGENSFSPKSEASRVVLLSGVNSGGKTSLLELLAQSSILAQMGFPVPAQHMELSLTESMYYFAKSKGTLDAGAFETTLTEFSVVADDSAKFVLADELESITEPGASAKIMAGILEVLTENESTMSIFVSHLSEQIMENIVCDLRVDGIEASGLDAELNLIVDRSPRYNYVAKSTPELIVERLSKKTGGKEQAFYDKLRSKFQ from the coding sequence ATGTTAGCTGATGTCAGGACCTTACAGGATATTCCCCGCATAGGGGATAAAATGTCTAAACGTTTTGTAGAGCATTTCGGTAGTGAAAATCAGGCCCTTGATGCTATACTTGCCGGTGATATTGCCAGCATTTCCGAGGTAGAGGGTATTGGTCAACGCTATGCCATCTCCCTTATCCAGGATGTAGCTTCCAGGGTTGAAGGAGTTAATGTTTCTGATTTTTTAAGAACCAAAGAGGCAATGGATGTCTATGAAAAATTGCTTGACCTAGTCAAGGAGTTTGCTCATACTCAATATTCCAGGGACAAACTACATGTTTTTTTCCCGTATCCTTCTACCAAGATTCAAAAGATAATGCGGGTACGTGAATCAGTTTCATATTACATGGAAACTGCCAATCTTCTTGAGGGAGATGGGACTATTGTTGACCTGTTGTCAAAAGCCACACAGCTTAATTTTAAACACCCGTGCCCAAAGATCCGTGACAGAGTTATCATAACATCTGACCAGGATAGTTACGAGTATGCGAAAAAACGGTTTGCAGGATTGCTTGATGTGAATTTTGCACGTTCCCTTTCAGAATTCATTGATATTTCAAGGGGCTTCTCCCAGGTTATTGCCGTGGGCGATGATTACCTGTCATTTGATCTTCCGGAAGATGTGGACCCTGAATTCTATTCTGACCTGCAGGAAATAGATGATTTCAAGGTTATACCTGAAAAAGAAATAGTGGCATTTTCCCGGAATCTCAAGTCAATAGAATCTTCTATTAAAGTGATAAGGCTGCTCCGTTCCAGGGGAATTAGTTTCTTTGACAGCATGGATGATGATAAGCTTGAGTTGCTTGCCTCTACATTGGCTCTTATAGACGAGAATGGTGATATTGTTCATGGGATTGATGAAGAAGTAGACCGAATTTCCGATGCAACAGACAAGCTTAGTTCTACTGTAACAGAAACTGTGCGTATTGTAAACGATGGTCTGAATTCCTGTCTGGAGAATAGCCAGATGACTCTTAGCGGACAGGATATGCTGAAAGTGATGAATGGTTCCATTGAGCTGAAAGAGATACTTGGAAAGAAGCTGCACAAAAGTTATTACTCCATCGTTAAGGACGGTGCGGACAGAATATGCAATGAACTTCAGCTTGAAAAAAAGGAAAGATTAATGGTCGATTCTTTTTTTCCGGAAGAGATCATGCATCCTGTGGAAGCAGATGTTGATAATCTGAATGCTTTGAAACAGCACTTGAATAAAAAGGTCCTGAAAAGAAAATTCGACCATAAACGCGAAGTTTCGCGCATATTGTCTTCCTACAAAACAATTGTCCGGGAAATGGTTCGCGAAGTACTTGATTTTGATGTGGGATTTGCAATCGGTTCTTTTGCACTGGCATATGATCTTGTTATGCCGGAAATTATAGATGGTACAGGGATTGGTTTTAAGGGTGGAAGGAACCTGTTTTTGCTTTCCAGACACGGTGATGTGATACCAATTGACTATTCAGTGGGTGAGAACAGTTTCAGTCCTAAAAGTGAGGCCAGCAGGGTCGTACTTTTAAGTGGCGTTAATTCAGGAGGAAAAACCTCCCTTCTGGAACTCCTTGCGCAGAGCAGCATCCTTGCGCAGATGGGATTTCCTGTTCCTGCGCAGCATATGGAACTATCTCTCACTGAGTCGATGTACTACTTTGCTAAATCAAAAGGTACATTAGATGCAGGTGCATTTGAAACTACTCTTACTGAGTTCTCTGTGGTAGCTGATGATTCTGCAAAATTTGTTCTGGCAGATGAGCTTGAATCCATCACAGAACCTGGAGCTTCTGCAAAGATCATGGCTGGAATACTTGAAGTTTTAACTGAAAACGAGAGTACTATGTCTATATTTGTGTCGCACCTTTCAGAGCAGATCATGGAGAATATTGTCTGTGATCTCAGGGTTGATGGGATAGAGGCAAGCGGGCTGGATGCCGAACTGAATTTAATAGTTGACAGGAGTCCCCGTTATAATTATGTTGCAAAAAGCACCCCTGAACTGATTGTAGAGAGGCTTTCAAAAAAGACAGGTGGAAAAGAACAGGCTTTCTATGATAAATTAAGGAGTAAGTTTCAGTAG
- a CDS encoding TIM barrel protein — MKEMMNFSLCDHDMKMFNSNWGMIRNFLVRHGLDGLELFVDSSPLPDVPEDLIVGVHLPYWMGRHRAWADPSAFLQEMEDFEMAYVFGGSSREEVIDNFRGSLENAARLDASYAVFHVSYAELEQVFTRCFNCTDQDVLATTAEFLNDAVSIYQNGEPPVRIFFENLWWPGLTFLDSKNVEYFTDLLDFENWAFVLDTGHLMNATMKCEDEECSIDVVLDLLSTHSEDFIKRIEGMHFHCSLSGEFMRNSMGKDVPAGFDKMHFHERLLSVMGILEQIDHHMPFTSEKCSQIVEFVSPDFLTHEFVSTDLQSLDMKIATQKRALHG; from the coding sequence ATGAAAGAAATGATGAATTTTTCTCTTTGTGATCATGACATGAAAATGTTCAATTCTAACTGGGGTATGATACGGAATTTCCTTGTAAGACATGGCCTGGATGGGCTGGAACTCTTTGTGGATTCGTCTCCGCTTCCAGATGTGCCCGAGGATCTTATAGTGGGTGTACATCTTCCTTATTGGATGGGGCGACATAGAGCCTGGGCTGATCCTTCTGCTTTTTTACAGGAAATGGAGGATTTTGAGATGGCTTACGTTTTTGGCGGTAGCAGCCGCGAGGAAGTTATTGATAATTTCAGGGGATCACTTGAGAATGCTGCACGTCTGGATGCTTCGTATGCAGTGTTCCATGTTTCTTATGCAGAACTGGAACAGGTCTTTACACGTTGTTTTAATTGTACTGACCAAGACGTGCTTGCAACAACTGCTGAATTTCTGAATGATGCTGTCTCAATTTATCAGAATGGTGAACCACCGGTCAGGATATTCTTTGAGAATCTCTGGTGGCCAGGTCTTACATTCCTTGACTCCAAAAATGTTGAATATTTTACAGACCTTCTTGATTTTGAGAATTGGGCTTTCGTGCTGGATACCGGCCACCTTATGAATGCTACTATGAAGTGTGAAGATGAGGAATGCTCAATCGATGTTGTATTGGATCTGCTTTCCACTCATTCTGAGGATTTCATCAAACGAATTGAAGGCATGCATTTCCACTGCAGTTTATCAGGTGAGTTCATGCGTAACTCCATGGGAAAGGATGTCCCTGCGGGGTTTGATAAAATGCATTTTCATGAGCGCCTTTTATCGGTTATGGGAATACTTGAACAGATTGATCACCATATGCCTTTCACCAGTGAGAAATGTTCTCAGATAGTTGAATTCGTATCTCCTGATTTCCTGACCCACGAATTTGTTTCAACTGATTTGCAATCTCTTGATATGAAAATAGCTACGCAGAAACGAGCATTGCATGGATAA
- a CDS encoding DUF4130 domain-containing protein, translated as MIVAFRENVEGVLLACEEISSNPDCDLISAKDRDELKQKMEFTGIDEVKTLGFRCMSDTTKLVRNIFGKRGSRMFQRDPDVEGYIAMVLRHRSSRPIELVHFLCFCEGNVELLYSGKSSTGKKYYNYMRDVSRSYHRLCMFARPAFVNGVLSVKIESPHQIGDMFCRWLSRKNPDLPVSVIEGDIAWIGNGAHVGLEHFTKVPSSLAGSLEFTNERDEVDDLWDMYYDSQMIHNRRNKNHAKQVQPKASASMSKMSERDRYKVEKGIANCTLDSFASELEV; from the coding sequence ATGATCGTAGCATTCAGGGAAAATGTAGAAGGTGTCTTGCTCGCCTGTGAAGAAATCTCAAGTAATCCGGATTGTGATCTCATTTCTGCAAAGGACAGAGATGAACTGAAACAAAAGATGGAGTTCACAGGCATCGATGAAGTGAAAACTCTCGGCTTCAGATGTATGTCAGATACAACAAAGCTTGTACGTAATATATTTGGAAAACGGGGCTCAAGAATGTTCCAGCGTGATCCGGATGTTGAAGGATACATAGCAATGGTACTGAGACATCGAAGCTCACGACCAATCGAACTGGTGCATTTTCTGTGTTTTTGCGAGGGAAATGTCGAACTTCTTTATTCAGGTAAGAGCAGCACGGGTAAAAAATATTACAATTACATGCGAGATGTAAGTCGTTCATATCATCGTTTGTGCATGTTTGCACGACCTGCTTTTGTTAATGGAGTGTTGTCTGTCAAAATAGAATCCCCACATCAGATAGGAGATATGTTCTGTCGCTGGCTTTCAAGGAAAAACCCGGATCTTCCTGTTTCAGTAATAGAGGGAGATATTGCCTGGATAGGGAACGGTGCTCATGTAGGCCTTGAACATTTCACAAAGGTGCCTTCTTCATTGGCAGGTAGCCTTGAGTTTACTAATGAACGTGATGAGGTTGATGATCTGTGGGATATGTACTATGATTCTCAGATGATCCACAACCGGAGAAACAAAAACCATGCCAAGCAAGTGCAGCCAAAAGCTTCTGCGTCCATGAGCAAGATGTCGGAAAGGGACAGGTACAAGGTTGAAAAAGGTATTGCAAACTGCACCCTGGATTCTTTTGCATCCGAATTGGAGGTATAA